Sequence from the [Bacteroides] pectinophilus genome:
TTACAAGTGCCTTACGGATAACCTCCACGAGCTTCTCGTCAACAAGTGTATAAGCCTCTTCAATCTCTTCCTTAGTTACAACGATATTGTCCGCATTAATATCCGCCCCATCAAATCTCTTTGTGTAGTCAAATATTGCTGCGTCCTTATTCTTCTTAACATTCTCAAGAATCTCATTAACAGCACTCTCAAACTGTCCATAGCTGTTAGGACTTCTCTTAAGAAGATTCTCCAGGATATTATTCTCACTTTCCTCTGTGAGTTTTATTTTGCGCATCTTAGCCTCCTGCCCTGACGATTATACATTGTGTGCAATGCACTGTTATGAATTATGCTGTATGCATTATGTTATATGCATTATGCTATATGCATTATTATGCATTCTTCTCGTCAATATATTTTCTTAATCTTGTAATGATATCGTTAATACGCTCATTCTGCATCTTCATGCTTACTTCATTAACAACCATTCTTGCAGATAACGGACATACCTCCTCAAGTACCGTAAGTCCATTCTCCCTGAGTGTGGCTCCTGTCTCGACTATATCGACAATAACCTCTGACAGCCCTACGATAGGTGCAAGCTCTATTGAACCGTTAAGCTTGATTATCTCAACCGTCTGATGTTTCTTATTATAGAAATAATCCTTGGCAATATTAGGATACTTTGTCGCAACTCTGATAAGTTCATGGTGCATTAGAAGCTCCCTTGCCGACTGCGGTCCGCACACGCACATCCTGCAGTTGCCGGTCTTAAGATCAAGAACTTCATAGAGCTTGCGTCCCTCTTCAAGTATCGTATCCTTCCCAACAATTCCTATATCAGCAGCTCCGTACTCCACATATGTAGGAACATCCGTTGCCTTGGCAAGGAAGAATCTGAGCTTAAGATCCTCATTAGTGAATATAAGCTTTCTTGAGTTCTCATCCTTCATCTCATCGCAAGTAATCCCTATCTCTTCAAATATCTGCAATGTCTTCCTGGCAAGTCTTCCCTTGGCAAGTGCAAATGTTATATATCTGTCGTTACCCATAACAACCTCCATCATAGCGCATCATGCGCTGAATTCTTAAAGCAATTTTAAAACATCCTGTGCTGCAGCAGTCTTAATATCACCTGACGCAAGATTAAGGATTCTTACATCCTCACCGTCTGTCATTGAGATAATATCCGTAATATCCGATGACTCTGCATATGCCCTGCACTCGCTGTCATCAATTGACCTGCTGCATAACATGCTGGCGCTGACTCCTGCATTGCGCAGCTGTGCTGCAAGCTTTACCGCTCTGCTCCACTGTGAAGGCGTGTGAAGTATCATTACTCCGTTCCTGTCGCAAGGTATCTCTATCTTCTGGCGTTCTAACGCTACCATAAGCTGGTCGGCCGTGAGTGAAAATCCGATTGATGCCTTATCACTTCCGAACTGTCCTATAAGCTTATCATAACGTCCGCCCTTGACTACTGCATCCCCCGTACCGTATGTATATCCGTTGAATATAACTCCGGTATAGTACTTATGCTTACTGAGCATTCCAAGGTCAAATGTAATATATTTGTCATATCCGTTCTGTGCAAGCATTCCATAAAGTTCCTCAAGATATGCAATAGCTTCAAGTGCTTCTTCATTACTTGTAATAGAGCGTGCCCTGTCAAGTACTTCAACTGAGCCAAAAAGCTGTGGCAGAACAAGGAGTGTATCGGTAAGACTGTCATCAAGATTCTGTGATTTCAGAAGTTCCTCTACTCCGTAAAAATTCTTATTAAGCATAAGCTCAACAAGCTCATCTTCCGTATCTGTATCTATTCCTGCTTCCTTAAGAAGTCCTCTGAAGAACTGGACCTGTCCTATCTCAACCTGAAATTCCTTAAGTCCCGAACTCAAAAGAGAATCAATCACCATAGAGATTATCTCTGCATCGGCATATATTGACGAATCTCCGATAAGCTCTGCTCCAATCTGTGTTGTCTCCTTGAGACGTCCCTGATAATTATGATTGTTAATAAATGTATTGCCGATGTAGCACAGCTTAAGCGTCATATTGCTGTCACCATAATACTTGGCAGCAGTCCTTGCAATCGAAGGTGTCATATCAGGACGAAGCACAAGTGTATTGCCATCCCTGTCAAAGAACTTGAACATCTCGTTAGATGCCACACTTCCTCTCTCCTTATTGAACACATCAAAGAATTCAAATGTAGGAGTAGATATGTCATTATAGCCATATGACTTCAGGACATCATGAATCCTGTTCTGGACCATAAGCTTTCTGGCACATTCTCCGTTATAAATATCACGTACACCTTCAGGTGTATGAAGCAGTCGTTCCTTTTTCATAAATCTCTCCTTACGCTATGTCACTTTAGCGTGGTAACGTGTTATCGCGCTAGAATGATTAGAATTATATAATAAACATGAACTTATGTCAATGGCTTTATATCTCTCCATGAAGCATCTCTTTATATATTATAAATCTGTTGTGTCCTTTTTCATTGGCAATCTCCAGTGCTCTTCTGGCTTTAAGAATCATCTTGTCATAATCCTTGCCGTTGAACGGATAGCGGGAAACGCCTATTGAAAATGTAATCTTATCATTGTTAAGCAGCATGTATCTCCACTTAATCATGGTTCTGAGAGATTCGATAAATGCTCTCGCATTAACTTCAACATTGATATCCCTTACGGCAATATAAATTATATTATTATCATCTGCACCGGCAACACCTCTGCACCATACCTTATCCCTGCACATATCAAGCACAAGCCTGAACGTGTCATCAGCGGCTTTTTTGCCGTACTTTGCCGCCATCTTAGCAAGTTCGTCAATCTGCAGAAGCATAAGCATCATCTCACCGGACGGAGTATATGTAATGCTGTCCTTAATATACTTAAGCACACCGGTGCTTGTCAGATTACGGCTTTCCTTATCATTACCAAGAAGATTCTTTGAGAATGATATTCCCTCTTCAAGCACCTTAATAGTTCCTACTATTCTTGTCTTTTTTCCTTCAAGATAATAAGTACTTCCCTTGAATTCAATGAGACCGCTGCTCAGTATACTGTATTCCGATGAATTAACGTGAAACTTATGTACAAATCTTGCCGAACCATTATCTATATCCGAACACAGTGCTTCAAATTCAGCCTTCTCATCATCAGGAATAATTCCCGGTGCCCTGTACTCTGCTGCTATATCAACAAGCGGTCTTGTATCAACGACAGACATCTCATCATCTATAAATCTGTATATTGTAACGTCTCTCAGCCTGCAGTCAATTGCATATACCAGCTCTCCTTCGAGTGAAAGCAGATGACTGTATTCATTAATCATCTGACGGAGATTCTGATTCTGATGCTTAAGTGCCTGTATATCATTAAGCTTAAGTTCAAGATATTCATATGCAGATTCTTCATCGGCATCATCAGTCTTATTGCCACGCAGCTCCCCCCGTCGTATCTCGGCCATAATCCATCTGTATGAATTATCAACACGGCGCATACGCAGAACCATTGTCTTGGATGCATTGGTCTTAAGTGAATTAGCCACCTCTATAAAATCGTCAAGATCAACCTGATGTATTACATCTGTTATTGTATAATTTCTCGCAATACCTGCAAATCTGTAATAACTTTCATTAGCAGATACAATCTCAAAATTAACATTAATAATTGCCCAACCATCAATCAGTTCGTACTTCTCAATATAGTTACTTTCCATAGCTGTCCCTCACATCAAGATCTTTCTGAAGCATTTCAATATAATGAACCATTATACCATTATGCGAACGAATTTTAAACTCTTTATTTATCTCTTCATAAGTAAAGCTCTTTCTCCCGCCATCTCTGGCACGTTTCCAGAACCGCATGACATCTGAATACGGAATGTAATATGTCTCATTACGCATCACAAAATCAGCAATGATAAATGTAATCCCGCCCTGCTTCTCAAAATCGCTCATGAATTCAATCTGATGCTCATGGATATTCTGAATCGGGAATGTATCTGACGCACATTCTTTGGCATCAAAGCATACCGGAATTCCCTGGACAACACCTATATAATCCACCGTACTCTTCTGGTTAAAATATGCCAGGGTAATCTGCCCGGTGCCTTTGTCCATCTTCACCGGGGTAATCGGTGTCGGAACCTTCTGTATAAGTGCCAGTCCTGATGTTCTGTATCTGTCATTGCTATGATTAATCAGCTCTTCTAATGTAGAGCCTCTAAGTCCTCTTGAATTCCATGTTCCCATATATGTTCACCTTTGAGTACCCTGTCAAACTCCTTCGGAATATCCGTTCTGACACACAGCCCTCTTTGCGGATAATCAAGCTCATACGCATGCAGCATCTGGCTTTTTATATGATATTGGTCTGACATTCGTTTATTAATCTGCCTGCTGCCATACTTCACATCACCGGCAATCGGATGCCCAAGCGACGCAAGATGCGCCCTTATCTGATGTGTACGTCCGGTTATAAGCTTCACCTTAAGAAGGGTGAAATTGTCATTAGAAACAGCCGGAATATATTCCGTTTCAATATTATTGATCATGTCAGCCTCTGCATTATCCATGGCTTCCTTATAATCTGCATATATCGTGGATTTGTTAGTCTTTTCATCACGTACAAGATAGCCGCTTACTCTGCTGCGTTCATTAATCCGTCCAGCAACAACACATATATAATACTTGTGGAGTGTTCTGTCCCTGAATGCTTCTGACATCTCCTGAAGTCCTTTTATTGTCTTGCCCGCAACAACAAGTCCGCTCGTATTACGGTCAAGTCTGTTACAGATACCGGGTCTGAATGTAATAAGATCTTTCTGCGTAAGACTTCCCGTATCAAGAAGGTACTCCGTTACATATTCAACAAGCGACTTATCACCGGCTGATGCCTTCTGTGAGAGCATTCCTGACGGCTTGTCTATGATAACAATATCTTCATCCTCATACATAACTTTCAGCTTTATCTTATCAGGGACATCCCGGTGTGTTGTATCTTTTTCGGCCGATGTGAACTTACGAAGAGTTTCATCAGAGAAAAATATCTTAATTCTGTCGCCACCAGCCAGCTTTTCATTACCGTTACACTTTGTGTCATTCAGTGTTATATTTTTTTTGCGGAGCATCTTATATATAAAGTTCTTCTGCGCGTTGCACAGATATCTTTCAAGATATCTGTCCAGTCTCAGCCCTGCCTCGCGTGAAGATATAACAAGTTCTTTCATTGCACCTCTCCATTTTATGTGATTACATACACATGCAGCGTGCCGATTCCCATATCCACTGCATGCGGTCCGATTCTTCCTTCGTAAGCTTTGTCTCCCTGCTTTCAGACATAAGCTTTACTTTTTTGATGAACTGATTCTCATCATTATATAATGATACTGTAGCCGAAAGCCTTGCCTCTTTTATGTACTTTTCAAGATCTGCCTTAAATCTGCCTGCATCTGCTTTTGCATCTGTTGTATATGCACACACTGCATGAGGTGTTATGACAAGTGCCGTAACATATGTTGCCTTTTCTCTGGATGTGAATAAGCACTCATATTTGTGAAGGAATTTGTCATCTGCAGCTTCAATTCTTTCATACAGTTCATCACTTACCGGCCGGCATGCTATGCACATAATCAGATCTACTGCAAATTTGGCTGTCGGCAGCACCATGAGTATCGCCATCACAGTCAGCAGATTATTGCGCGTCTTACACAGTATAAGTCCTGTCACAAAGAACGCCGCAACAATGGCAAGTCCTATTGATACAGCCACAATGTACATGGTCTTTCGTGCCTTAATGTACCCTGGTATTCCTTTTTCTCTTCTTCCCTGTCTTTTCAAATCTTTCACCTCTTGCTGCCATCTTACGCGGTGGAATGAGACAATGTCTGTCAAATCCTATCAGGTCACTTCTTCCGTTGGAAAGCAGCGCTTCCTTTACAAGTTCATAATTCTCCGGATTGCGGTACTGGATAAGTGCACGCTGCATCGCCTTCTCATGCGGACTTCTCGGTGTGTACACTTTCTCCATTGTACGTGGATCATATCCTGTATAATACATGCATGTAGACAATGTTGACGGGGTCGGATAAAAATCCTGCACCTGTTCAGGTATGTACCCCATATCTCTTACATACTCAGCAAGTTCAATTGCCTCTTTCATAGTCGAACCCGGATGCGATGACATAAGATAAGGAACAACAAACTGCTCCTTGCCTGTCTTTTTGTTAATCTTTGCATACCGGTTAAGGAATGCCATATATACATCATTAGAAGGCTTTCCCATCATCTTAAGTACGTTATCGCTTATGTGCTCCGGAGCCACGCGGAGCTGCCCGCTTATGTGATTCTCGCATAATTCCCTTAAGAACGTATCATCACTGTCAGCCATAACATAATCAAATCTTATTCCCGACCTTACAAATACTTTCTTGACCTTAGGAAGCTTACGCAGCTTACGCAGCAGCGCCACATAATCCTTGTGGTCTACTTTCAGGTTGTTACACGGTTTTGGAAACAGACACTGTTTTGAAGGGCATGTACCATATCTGAGCTGTTTGTCGCAGGATGTATGCCTGAAGTTAGCAGTTGGGCCTCCTACATCATGGATATATCCCTTAAAATCTTTTTCCTCAGTCATATGCTTTGCTTCATTAATTATGCTTTCATGGCTTCTCGTCTGGACTATGCGTCCCTGATGAAATGTAAGGGCGCAGAAACTGCATCCGCCAAAGCATCCTCTGTTGCTCGTGAGACTGAACTTAATCTCTGACAGTGCCGGTATCCCACCATCCTTCTTATACACCGGATGATAATCACACATATAATCAAGTGCATACACATCATCCATCTCCTGCTGTGTAAGCGGATACGCCGGTGGATTCTGAACCACATACATCTTGTTCTTAACTTTTTCTACAAGTATCTTTGCAACAAACGGATCCGTATTGCAGTACTGGCTGTAGAAGCTGTGTGCATACTGTTTCTTGTCCGTACTCACCTCATCATACGATGGCAGTTCTATATATTCCTCGGTTATATTATCCGTCGAATCAGTACGGTAAACGGTTCCTCTTATATATGTTATATCTTTTACATTAATTCCGGCATCCAGTGCATCTGCTATCTCTACTATTGAATGCTCTCCCATTCCGTATGATATCAGGTCTGCTCCCGAATCAATCAGTATTGAATGCTTAACCTTGTCCGACCAGTAATCATAATGTGACAGTCGACGCAGACTCGCCTCTATTCCTCCGATAATTATAGGTACATCCTTATATGTCTGCCTTATAAGATTGCAGTATACAACCGTTGCATAATCCGGCCGAAGCCCCATTCTGCCTCCCGGTGAGTACGCATCCGTATGACGCCTTTTCCTGGAAACGGTATAATGGTTAACCATTGAATCCATGTTGCCGGCGCTCACAAGGAAGCCCAGTCTCGGTCTTCCAAGTATTGTAATGCTCTCCCTGTTCTTCCAGTCTGGCTGGGCAATAATTCCAACCCTGTAGCCGTGTGCCTCAAGTATCCTGCTTATTATCGCCGGTCCAAACGATGAATGGTCTACGTATGCATCCCCCGTGATATACACAAAGTCGCACTCATCCCAGCCCCTCTTTTTCATATCGCCCTTACATATGGGCAAAAAATCATGTATCATCCTGCTCCTTATTTTTGTACATTCTTATCCTGCACAAATAACTCTTCAAATGAATCTATATAATAATCCGCAAGCCTGCGTTTCTCGTCATCGGTATCTCTGGAAAATTCATCATATACCGCACATGTTGTCATTCCGGCTGATATGCCGGCCTGTATTCCTTTGACAACATCCTCAAACACAAGACAGCTGCATGGAAATACTCCCATATTCTCCGCTGCCGTAAGATATATCTCCGGGTCAGGCTTGCCATGATTGACATCACAGCCAGTCACAACTGCCGCAAACATATCTGCTATTCCGTGTGCATTAAGGCATTCTGTAACCAGTTTTCTCGAATTGCTTGTTGCAATTCCGATTTTGATTCTTCTTTTTACAAGCTCATCAAGAAGCATCCTTGCATACGGCTTCAGTTGTAAGCTGTTGGCATACCTGTCAAATGCCATATCGTTCCACAACTGTGTTATCTCTTCAGTCGATTCAGGAAGATTAAATGTCTCTTTGAAATAAACCGCTGTCTCATGTATGCTCATTCCTTCCACATCCTGTGTCATCGACTTTGGTGCGGTAAGGTTCCTGCTTCCAAGGAATTCCTCATCAATGTCCTTCCATACATGCATACTGTCTATCAGTGTTCCGTCCATATCGAATATGACACCCTTTATGTCCTTAAGTACTGTGTCGAGGCTGACAGCTTTTGAGTTCTCATCTGCTGCTTTTATATTGCAATTTGTATCCATATCATTAACACCTCTCAGATTATCTGTCTCGCTGTCTGTAAGACGGCGGTACTGCCCCGGCTTCAAATCAAAATCAAGCTGCAGCGTTCCCATTGAGATTCTCTTAAGATATGTTACACGGCAGCCTGCTGCCATGAACATCCTCTTTATCTGGTGGAACTTTCCTTCGCTTATCGTTATAACAGCTTCATCTGCTGACATTAACCTGAGCTTTGCCGGCTTTGTATGATAGATTTCTTTCGGATTATTATCAACCTCATCATCTGCACATTTGGCAATATTGATATCAATTCCTTTTGCAAATGATTCAACCGTGTTATCAGCTATAATGCCCTCAAATCTCACATAATATGACTTATCTACATGCTTTCTTGGACTTAGCAGCTTATGCGCCAGCTCTCCGTCATTAGTAATAAGCATAAGTCCTTCGGTGTCTTTATCCAGTCTTCCCACCGGAAAAAGATCCCTGCAGATGTTATCAGTAATCAGATCAACAACCGTCTGTGCCTTGGGGTCATTGGCTGCTGACAGTACTCCTTTTGGTTTATTGAGCATAAAATACTCGAACTGAGTATAACCGATGATATCACTGCCAACCATAATCTTATCCCTGTCCGTGTCCACTTTGACATCCGGCTTTGTCACCGTTACACCGTTGACACTTACCAGCT
This genomic interval carries:
- the hisG gene encoding ATP phosphoribosyltransferase, translated to MGNDRYITFALAKGRLARKTLQIFEEIGITCDEMKDENSRKLIFTNEDLKLRFFLAKATDVPTYVEYGAADIGIVGKDTILEEGRKLYEVLDLKTGNCRMCVCGPQSARELLMHHELIRVATKYPNIAKDYFYNKKHQTVEIIKLNGSIELAPIVGLSEVIVDIVETGATLRENGLTVLEEVCPLSARMVVNEVSMKMQNERINDIITRLRKYIDEKNA
- the hisZ gene encoding ATP phosphoribosyltransferase regulatory subunit; this encodes MKKERLLHTPEGVRDIYNGECARKLMVQNRIHDVLKSYGYNDISTPTFEFFDVFNKERGSVASNEMFKFFDRDGNTLVLRPDMTPSIARTAAKYYGDSNMTLKLCYIGNTFINNHNYQGRLKETTQIGAELIGDSSIYADAEIISMVIDSLLSSGLKEFQVEIGQVQFFRGLLKEAGIDTDTEDELVELMLNKNFYGVEELLKSQNLDDSLTDTLLVLPQLFGSVEVLDRARSITSNEEALEAIAYLEELYGMLAQNGYDKYITFDLGMLSKHKYYTGVIFNGYTYGTGDAVVKGGRYDKLIGQFGSDKASIGFSLTADQLMVALERQKIEIPCDRNGVMILHTPSQWSRAVKLAAQLRNAGVSASMLCSRSIDDSECRAYAESSDITDIISMTDGEDVRILNLASGDIKTAAAQDVLKLL
- a CDS encoding diguanylate cyclase, encoding MESNYIEKYELIDGWAIINVNFEIVSANESYYRFAGIARNYTITDVIHQVDLDDFIEVANSLKTNASKTMVLRMRRVDNSYRWIMAEIRRGELRGNKTDDADEESAYEYLELKLNDIQALKHQNQNLRQMINEYSHLLSLEGELVYAIDCRLRDVTIYRFIDDEMSVVDTRPLVDIAAEYRAPGIIPDDEKAEFEALCSDIDNGSARFVHKFHVNSSEYSILSSGLIEFKGSTYYLEGKKTRIVGTIKVLEEGISFSKNLLGNDKESRNLTSTGVLKYIKDSITYTPSGEMMLMLLQIDELAKMAAKYGKKAADDTFRLVLDMCRDKVWCRGVAGADDNNIIYIAVRDINVEVNARAFIESLRTMIKWRYMLLNNDKITFSIGVSRYPFNGKDYDKMILKARRALEIANEKGHNRFIIYKEMLHGEI
- a CDS encoding Holliday junction resolvase RecU; the protein is MGTWNSRGLRGSTLEELINHSNDRYRTSGLALIQKVPTPITPVKMDKGTGQITLAYFNQKSTVDYIGVVQGIPVCFDAKECASDTFPIQNIHEHQIEFMSDFEKQGGITFIIADFVMRNETYYIPYSDVMRFWKRARDGGRKSFTYEEINKEFKIRSHNGIMVHYIEMLQKDLDVRDSYGK
- a CDS encoding RluA family pseudouridine synthase codes for the protein MKELVISSREAGLRLDRYLERYLCNAQKNFIYKMLRKKNITLNDTKCNGNEKLAGGDRIKIFFSDETLRKFTSAEKDTTHRDVPDKIKLKVMYEDEDIVIIDKPSGMLSQKASAGDKSLVEYVTEYLLDTGSLTQKDLITFRPGICNRLDRNTSGLVVAGKTIKGLQEMSEAFRDRTLHKYYICVVAGRINERSRVSGYLVRDEKTNKSTIYADYKEAMDNAEADMINNIETEYIPAVSNDNFTLLKVKLITGRTHQIRAHLASLGHPIAGDVKYGSRQINKRMSDQYHIKSQMLHAYELDYPQRGLCVRTDIPKEFDRVLKGEHIWEHGIQEDLEALH
- a CDS encoding YgiQ family radical SAM protein — its product is MIHDFLPICKGDMKKRGWDECDFVYITGDAYVDHSSFGPAIISRILEAHGYRVGIIAQPDWKNRESITILGRPRLGFLVSAGNMDSMVNHYTVSRKRRHTDAYSPGGRMGLRPDYATVVYCNLIRQTYKDVPIIIGGIEASLRRLSHYDYWSDKVKHSILIDSGADLISYGMGEHSIVEIADALDAGINVKDITYIRGTVYRTDSTDNITEEYIELPSYDEVSTDKKQYAHSFYSQYCNTDPFVAKILVEKVKNKMYVVQNPPAYPLTQQEMDDVYALDYMCDYHPVYKKDGGIPALSEIKFSLTSNRGCFGGCSFCALTFHQGRIVQTRSHESIINEAKHMTEEKDFKGYIHDVGGPTANFRHTSCDKQLRYGTCPSKQCLFPKPCNNLKVDHKDYVALLRKLRKLPKVKKVFVRSGIRFDYVMADSDDTFLRELCENHISGQLRVAPEHISDNVLKMMGKPSNDVYMAFLNRYAKINKKTGKEQFVVPYLMSSHPGSTMKEAIELAEYVRDMGYIPEQVQDFYPTPSTLSTCMYYTGYDPRTMEKVYTPRSPHEKAMQRALIQYRNPENYELVKEALLSNGRSDLIGFDRHCLIPPRKMAARGERFEKTGKKRKRNTRVH
- a CDS encoding HAD family phosphatase produces the protein MHVWKDIDEEFLGSRNLTAPKSMTQDVEGMSIHETAVYFKETFNLPESTEEITQLWNDMAFDRYANSLQLKPYARMLLDELVKRRIKIGIATSNSRKLVTECLNAHGIADMFAAVVTGCDVNHGKPDPEIYLTAAENMGVFPCSCLVFEDVVKGIQAGISAGMTTCAVYDEFSRDTDDEKRRLADYYIDSFEELFVQDKNVQK